A portion of the Gossypium arboreum isolate Shixiya-1 chromosome 8, ASM2569848v2, whole genome shotgun sequence genome contains these proteins:
- the LOC108469324 gene encoding phosphatidylinositol 4-phosphate 5-kinase 10-like — MAESEEISASDLTDSQRYWIQYSRQQCLNLPSGSVTGFEWKDYCPKVFRLIQELENISNEYYMMLICSDETLRKVSSSVRAGNMFLLSKDNRFVIRTLRKSEVRVLLEMLPDYYNHLRKFRNTVLNKLYGAHVVKPVGGAKVYFVVVANIFKSDLLMHRCYDLKGSLQGRKVEKMRFREKILHKESDLDFLFYLEPLVRHRLLKQIKYDCAFLEAAGVMDYSLMLGLHVKGSPQGLLDAGRSRSAGSQGSVDSSSSTDSRRMSCDSLSRSELYSHRSSASSFRDSIDMGSELSFGDQWLPNSSNNSSFGEEMSARGVHVPKNGTANISSEGSPKSRECYDVLLYFGIVDFFQNYSVIKRIEHAYKSLQFDRKMIAAVNPKAYSSRFQEFISDIFKADDTPSLPTELTNGCR, encoded by the exons ATGGCAGAGTCAGAGGAGATTTCGGCTTCGGATTTAACAGATTCACAAAGATATTGGATTCAATATTCCAGGCAGCAGTGTCTTAATCTCCCTTCAGGATCAGTTACTGGGTTTGAATGGAAAGATTATTGTCCTAAAGTTTTCAg GCTTATACAAGAGCTCGAAAATATCAGCAATGAATACTACATGATGTTAATTTGTAGTGACGAAACTCTAAGGAAGGTGTCTTCATCAGTGAGAGCTGGCAACATGTTCCTTTTGTCCAAGGACAACCGGTTTGTAATTAGAACACTACGCAAATCTGAAGTCAGG GTCCTCTTAGAAATGCTTCCAGACTACTATAACCATCTCAGAAAGTTTCGCAACACGGTCTTGAACAAGCTTTATGGTGCTCATGTCGTAAAGCCAGTTGGAGGTGCTAAG GTTTACTTTGTGGTTGTAGCAAACATATTCAAATCAGATTTATTGATGCACCGGTGTTATGACCTCAAAGGCTCATTACAAGGTCGAAAAGTCGAAAAAATGAGATTCCGAGAGAAAATTCTTCACAAGGAGTCGGATCTTGATTTTCTCTTTTACCTTGAACCGCTGGTTCGACATAGGCTTTTGAA GCAAATCAAGTATGATTGTGCTTTTCTCGAGGCTGCAGGTGTCATGGATTACAGTCTGATGCTTGGCTTACACGTAAAAGGATCACCTCAAG GTCTGTTGGATGCTGGACGTTCACGTTCTGCGGGCTCCCAAG GTTCTGTTGATAGTAGTTCTTCCACCGACAGCAGGAGAATGTCCTGTGACTCGTTGAGTCGAAGTGAGTTATACTCACATAGATCCTCTGCATCTTCATTTCGAG ATTCAATTGACATGGGGTCAGAATTGAGTTTTGGTGATCAATGGCTACCAAATAGCAG TAATAATTCTAGCTTTGGGGAAGAAATGTCTGCACGTGGTGTTCACGTACCGAAGAACGGAACTGCAAATATATCATCAGAAGGAAGTCCCAAGTCTCGGGAGTGTTATGATGTACTTTTGTATTTTGGAATAGTGgattttttccaaaattacaGCGTGATCAAGCGAATCGAGCACGCATACAAGTCGTTGCAGTTCGACCGAAAGATGATTGCAGCTGTAAACCCGAAAGCATATTCGTCTCGGTTTCAAGAATTCATCAGTGACATATTTAAAGCGGACGACACGCCCAGTCTCCCCACGGAGCTCACAAATG GATGCAGATAA
- the LOC108469357 gene encoding uncharacterized protein At5g41620 isoform X1, whose protein sequence is MAKKVRRGRVMVGKRAGPSTPSTPWPHFDSTQHLTPPVSARTLCANLWQLQPLSPPPVMPKLPPNLRPHYVQDKGFHADAYHRLHLLSSLRRHNAASVERSENGFLSPVSPSSSLEVASYNPAITSCTSLGGSGYRLKTSSELLKVFDRIWALEEQHVSNMSLVKALKTEIDSSRARIKVLQQDKLVMKNKEQDRIEVAIQSLSDERKLRKRSESLHRKLAQEHSEVKSCFANALKELERERKARILMEDLCDEFARGIREYEEEVQCLKQKHRVDGENHDRLILHVSEAWLDDKLRLDMQTFLEAKCLIESRIGDLKGNGSRIHSLESFPLNEAVSDGDKHRYELNKTAKLRSREGSKGRKLHRLRGQVDDKVHPENGLKEDSRVTQSVYNGQASPVEQWVSKLKHPELGKSDSSQKLPKESIESKITRKGQQLFQFKDCF, encoded by the exons ATGGCGAAAAAGGTGAGAAGGGGGAGGGTGATGGTAGGGAAAAGAGCTGGCCCCTCTACTCCATCAACGCCTTGGCCACATTTTGACTCCACCCAACACTTGACTCCTCCTGTTTCCGCTAGAACACTCTGTGCCAACCTTTGGCAACTTCAACCTCTTTCCCCACCCCCTGTTATGCCTAAACTGCCTCCCAACCTTCGCCCTCACTATGTTCAGGATAAGGGTTTTCATGCTGATGCTTATCATCGTCTTCATCTG CTAAGTAGCTTGAGGAGGCATAATGCAGCATCAGTTGAAAGAAGTGAGAATGGTTTTTTAAGCCCCGTATCCCCATCAAGCTCACTTGAG GTGGCATCTTATAACCCTGCAATCACGTCATGTACTTCTTTAGGAGGATCTGGTTATAGGCTTAAGACATCATCGGAGTTACTCAAGGTGTTCGACCGAATCTGGGCACTCGAAGAACAGCATGTGTCCAACATGTCATTGGTTAAGGCTTTGAAAACAGAAATCGATAGTTCTCGAGCTCGGATCAAAGTGTTGCAGCAAGACAAACTTGTTATGAAGAACAAGGAGCAAGATAGAATCGAAGTTGCCATTCAATCACTAAGTGATGAGAGGAAGTTAAGAAAGCGATCCGAAAGCTTGCACCGCAAGCTAGCTCAAGAACACTCCGAGGTAAAATCATGTTTCGCCAATGCATTGAAAGAGCTCGAGAGAGAAAGGAAAGCACGAATTCTAATGGAGGATCTGTGTGATGAATTTGCTAGAGGAATAAGAGAATATGAAGAGGAGGTTCAATGCTTAAAGCAGAAACATAGGGTCGATGGGGAAAACCATGACCGGCTAATTCTCCATGTTTCAGAGGCATGGCTTGATGACAAGTTAAGACTCGATATGCAAACTTTTCTGGAAGCTAAATGCTTGATCGAATCGAGAATAGGTGACCTTAAGGGGAACGGCTCACGCATACATTCTTTAGAGTCCTTTCCATTAAACGAAGCTGTTAGTGATGGCGACAAACACCGTTATGAACTTAATAAAACCGCAAAGTTAAGGTCTCGGGAAGGCAGCAAGGGCCGTAAACTGCATCGTTTGCGTGGGCAAGTCGATGACAAGGTTCATCCCGAGAATGGCCTCAAGGAAGATTCACGCGTTACTCAATCAGTATACAATGGCCAAGCTAGTCCTGTCGAACAATGGGTATCGAAGTTGAAACATCCAGAGTTGGGAAAATCCGATTCTTCTCAGAAACTGCCAAAAGAATCCATTGAAAGCAAAATCACTAGAAAAGGCCAGCAATTGTTTCAATTCAAAGATTGTTTCTAG
- the LOC108469357 gene encoding uncharacterized protein At5g41620 isoform X2, whose protein sequence is MAKKLSSLRRHNAASVERSENGFLSPVSPSSSLEVASYNPAITSCTSLGGSGYRLKTSSELLKVFDRIWALEEQHVSNMSLVKALKTEIDSSRARIKVLQQDKLVMKNKEQDRIEVAIQSLSDERKLRKRSESLHRKLAQEHSEVKSCFANALKELERERKARILMEDLCDEFARGIREYEEEVQCLKQKHRVDGENHDRLILHVSEAWLDDKLRLDMQTFLEAKCLIESRIGDLKGNGSRIHSLESFPLNEAVSDGDKHRYELNKTAKLRSREGSKGRKLHRLRGQVDDKVHPENGLKEDSRVTQSVYNGQASPVEQWVSKLKHPELGKSDSSQKLPKESIESKITRKGQQLFQFKDCF, encoded by the exons ATGGCGAAAAAG CTAAGTAGCTTGAGGAGGCATAATGCAGCATCAGTTGAAAGAAGTGAGAATGGTTTTTTAAGCCCCGTATCCCCATCAAGCTCACTTGAG GTGGCATCTTATAACCCTGCAATCACGTCATGTACTTCTTTAGGAGGATCTGGTTATAGGCTTAAGACATCATCGGAGTTACTCAAGGTGTTCGACCGAATCTGGGCACTCGAAGAACAGCATGTGTCCAACATGTCATTGGTTAAGGCTTTGAAAACAGAAATCGATAGTTCTCGAGCTCGGATCAAAGTGTTGCAGCAAGACAAACTTGTTATGAAGAACAAGGAGCAAGATAGAATCGAAGTTGCCATTCAATCACTAAGTGATGAGAGGAAGTTAAGAAAGCGATCCGAAAGCTTGCACCGCAAGCTAGCTCAAGAACACTCCGAGGTAAAATCATGTTTCGCCAATGCATTGAAAGAGCTCGAGAGAGAAAGGAAAGCACGAATTCTAATGGAGGATCTGTGTGATGAATTTGCTAGAGGAATAAGAGAATATGAAGAGGAGGTTCAATGCTTAAAGCAGAAACATAGGGTCGATGGGGAAAACCATGACCGGCTAATTCTCCATGTTTCAGAGGCATGGCTTGATGACAAGTTAAGACTCGATATGCAAACTTTTCTGGAAGCTAAATGCTTGATCGAATCGAGAATAGGTGACCTTAAGGGGAACGGCTCACGCATACATTCTTTAGAGTCCTTTCCATTAAACGAAGCTGTTAGTGATGGCGACAAACACCGTTATGAACTTAATAAAACCGCAAAGTTAAGGTCTCGGGAAGGCAGCAAGGGCCGTAAACTGCATCGTTTGCGTGGGCAAGTCGATGACAAGGTTCATCCCGAGAATGGCCTCAAGGAAGATTCACGCGTTACTCAATCAGTATACAATGGCCAAGCTAGTCCTGTCGAACAATGGGTATCGAAGTTGAAACATCCAGAGTTGGGAAAATCCGATTCTTCTCAGAAACTGCCAAAAGAATCCATTGAAAGCAAAATCACTAGAAAAGGCCAGCAATTGTTTCAATTCAAAGATTGTTTCTAG